A DNA window from Camelina sativa cultivar DH55 chromosome 13, Cs, whole genome shotgun sequence contains the following coding sequences:
- the LOC104735275 gene encoding uncharacterized protein LOC104735275, whose protein sequence is MRRSWPTRLIFLMALTVVITMIAVAYGYSSVSSSNHKFPHYKYKAPSPPTTYSPYRYFSPPPVTDSDSAAYGR, encoded by the coding sequence ATGAGACGTTCATGGCCGACACGCCTCATATTCCTGATGGCTCTCACGGTCGTCATCACCATGATTGCAGTAGCCTATGGTTATTCCTCTGTCTCATCATCAAATCATAAGTTCCCTCATTACAAATACAAAGCTCCAAGTCCTCCCACAACCTATTCTCCTTACCGTTATTTCTCGCCGCCTCCCGTTACAGATTCAGATTCTGCAGCTTATGGTCGATGA
- the LOC104735276 gene encoding UDP-glycosyltransferase 92A1-like, protein MADAKSRNLRIVMFPFMGQGHIIPFVALALRIEKMMKKNNRAAKTIISIVNTPLNIPKIRSNLPHDSSISLIELPFNSSDHGLPHDGENFDALPYSLVISLLEASRSLREPFRDLVMKILKEEDDGQSSVVVIGDFFLGWIGKVCKEIGVGSVIFSAAGAFGLGCYRSIWLNLPHKETKQDQFLLGDFPEAGEIEKTQLNSFMLEADGSDDWSVFMKKNIPGWSDFDGFLFNTVAEIDQIGLSYFRRITGVPVWSVGPVLHSRDKKAGSRSTEEAVKAWLDSKPDNSVVYVCFGSMNLISKTHMLELAMALESSEKNFIWVVRPPIGVEVKSEFDVNEYLPEVFEERMTRSRRGLIVKRWAPQVDILSHKATCAFLSHCGWNSILESLSHGVPLLGWPMAAEQFFNSILLEKHIGVSVEVARGKRCDIKCDEIVSKINLVMEETDVGEKIRKKAKEVNELVRRAMEDGVSGSSVIGLEEFLGQAIVKKEKN, encoded by the coding sequence ATGGCGGACGCTAAATCAAGAAATCTGAGAATCGTGATGTTCCCTTTCATGGGTCAAGGCCATATCATCCCTTTTGTAGCTTTAGCACTTCGtatagagaagatgatgaagaagaacaacagaGCAGCCAAAACCATCATCTCTATCGTCAACACTCCTTTGAACATCCCCAAGATACGCTCCAATCTTCCGCATGATTCTTCCATAAGTCTCATCGAGTTACCTTTCAACAGCTCTGACCACGGCCTTCCTCACGACGGTGAGAATTTCGATGCTCTTCCTTACTCTCTCGTTATCAGCCTTCTTGAAGCTTCTAGGTCGCTTCGTGAGCCCTTTAGAGACCTGGTGATGAAGATCTTGAAGGAGGAAGATGATGGCCAGAGCTCGGTTGTGGTGATAGGTGATTTCTTCTTGGGTTGGATCGGTAAGGTTTGTAAAGAAATTGGTGTTGGTTCCGTGATCTTTAGTGCCGCTGGTGCTTTTGGGTTAGGTTGCTATAGATCCATATGGTTAAACTTGCCtcacaaagaaaccaaacaagaTCAGTTTCTTTTAGGTGATTTCCCTGAAGCAGGGGAGATTGAGAAAACTCAATTGAACTCTTTCATGTTAGAAGCTGACGGAAGTGATGATTGGTCTGTTTTCATGAAaaagaatataccaggatggtCTGATTTCGATGGATTCTTGTTCAACACGGTTGCGGAGATCGACCAGATTGGGTTATCCTACTTTCGTAGAATAACCGgtgttccggtttggtcggtggGGCCGGTTTTGCATTCTCGGGACAAAAAGGCGGGGTCAAGGTCGACAGAGGAAGCTGTGAAGGCATGGCTTGACTCAAAACCGGACAATTCAGTTGTCTACGTATGTTTTGGTTCAATGAACTTGATTTCTAAAACGCATATGTTAGAACTGGCTATGGCATTAGAGAGTAGTGAGAAGAACTTCATATGGGTCGTGAGGCCGCCGATAGGTGTGGAAGTGAAGAGTGAGTTTGATGTGAATGAGTATTTACCGGAAGTGTTTGAGGAAAGAATGACAAGATCAAGAAGAGGATTGATTGTGAAGAGATGGGCACCACAGGTTGATATATTGTCACACAAGGCAACATGTGCGTTTTTGAGTCACTGCGGATGGAACTCGATACTCGAATCGCTTAGCCACGGTGTGCCATTGCTCGGATGGCCCATGGCAGCCGAGCAATTCTTCAATTCGATATTGTTGGAGAAACATATTGGGGTATCGGTTGAGGTGGCCCGTGGGAAGAGATGTGATATTAAATGTGATGAGATTGTTTCTAAGATCAATTTGGTGATGGAGGAGACTGACGTAGGGGAAAAGATCAGGAAAAAGGCTAAAGAGGTGAATGAACTAGTAAGGAGAGCAATGGAAGATGGAGTTAGTGGATCGTCTGTCATTGGTTTGGAAGAGTTTCTTGGTCAAGCAATCgtcaagaaagagaagaattaA
- the LOC104735277 gene encoding IRK-interacting protein-like isoform X1, giving the protein MASSETRMNKVRDKEEAIANGVKVRALQASLMYKSSPSSNNYSLRSPSSSSAAASPASRPLPTNLSAYDYPVFTPSYEDGPVSAFHHKNLTLSETWDEDGDEDQDVRHTYLSDSYKTSTSRKTVVPHQDSHHHVYTMSDALRSPPLHLYTSGRSNCGSVDFRSVSSCNDYNKQRGFDTKSLKNSNLVVPLTDSHSAVVSSQPRNRGGRVMSWLFPKLKKKQKSNSIFNSPSRTEKSEEVSEVLKDSGLGVEKLKRELIEATRSRDAALTQVSEMKSSLGELSEKLQYLESYCDNLKKALREATEVVSKENNVGRSAGKKNSEMPVSEEVMVEGFLQIVSEARLSIKQFLKTLVLEIDEEDSTLIGNINTLLQPHNLTFTSKYSRIIQYHLEAIISQSVYQDFENCVFQKNGKPKLLDPEQDRQVNFASFASLRNLSWNEVLKKGTKYYSEEFSRFCDEKMSLIITTLNWTRPWSEQMLQAFFVAAKCVWLLHLLAFSFNPALGILRVNDNREFESSFMEDMGADRQRSASSRGPARVKVMVMPGFYVQDRVLRCKVLCRYKSMG; this is encoded by the exons ATGGCATCTTCTGAAACAAGAATGAACAAGGtaagagataaagaagaggCCATAGCAAATGGAGTGAAGGTGAGAGCACTTCAAGCCAGTCTAATGTACAAGTCAAGCCCATCCTCTAATAATTACAGTCTCAGAAgcccttcttcctcttctgctgCTGCTTCACCAGCTTCTCGTCCTCTCCCTACTAACCTCTCTGCTTATGATTACCCTGTTTTCACTCct AGCTATGAGGATGGGCCTGTGTCGGCATTTCATCACAAGAATCTCACTTTATCTGAGACTTGggatgaagatggagatgaagatCAAGACGTGAGACATACTTATCTCTCTGATTCTTACAAAACCTCTACTTCAAGAAAGACTGTAGTGCCTCATCAAGATTCTCACCATCATGTTTACACTATGTCGGACGCTCTCAGATCCCCACCGTTACATTTGTATACTTCCGGTAGAAGCAACTGCGGCTCGGTTGACTTTAGGTCGGTCTCTTCTTGCAATGATTACAACAAACAGAGAGGTTTTGATACCAAGAGCTTGAAGAACTCTAATCTTGTTGTGCCCTTGACGGATTCACACTCGGCTGTTGTTTCTTCTCAGCCAAGGAACCGTGGAGGAAGAGTGATGTCTTGGTTATTCccaaagttgaagaagaagcaaaagagtaACTCGATCTTTAATTCCCCTAGTAGAACTGAGAAATCAGAGGAAGTTTCTGAGGTGTTGAAGGATTCTGGTTTGGGTGTTGAGAAGTTGAAGAGAGAATTGATAGAAGCAACCAGAAGTAGAGACGCTGCGTTAACACAAGTCTCAGAGATGAAATCATCATTGGGAGAGTTAAGTGAGAAGCTTCAGTACTTGGAAAGCTACTGTGACAATTTAAAGAAAGCTCTGAGAGAAGCAACAGAAGTAGTGTCAAAGGAGAACAATGTTGGAAGAAGCGCAGGGAAGAAGAACTCAGAGATGCCAGTGAGTGAAGAAGTGATGGTTGAAGGTTTCTTGCAGATTGTATCGGAAGCAAGATTGTCGATAAAGCAATTCTTAAAAACATTAGTTTTAGAGATCGACGAAGAAGACTCGACTTTAATTGGTAACATCAACACTCTCCTACAACCCCACAACTTAACATTCACCTCTAAGTACTCCAGAATCATTCAGTACCACTTAGAAGCGATCATAAGCCAATCAGTATACCAAGACTTCGAGAACTGCGTTTTCCAGAAGAACGGTAAGCCGAAGTTGCTTGATCCTGAACAAGATCGACAAGTGAATTTTGCGTCCTTTGCTTCCTTGAGAAACTTGAGCTGGAACGAGGTATTGAAGAAGGGTACAAAATACTATAGCGAGGAGTTCAGCAGATTCTGCGATGAGAAGATGAGTTTGATCATTACAACATTGAATTGGACAAGACCTTGGTCTGAACAAATGCTTCAAGCATTCTTTGTGGCTGCAAAATGTGTATGGTTGCTTCATTTGCTTGCCTTCTCGTTTAATCCAGCTTTAGGGATCTTGAGAGTTAATGACAACAGAGAGTTTGAATCAAGTTTTATGGAAGACATGGGTGCAGATAGGCAAAGATCAGCATCGTCCCGTGGACCGGCACGGGTTAAGGTTATGGTGATGCCAGGGTTTTATGTTCAAGATAGGGTTTTGAGATGTAAGGTTCTTTGCAGGTACAAGTCAATGGGCTAA